A genomic stretch from Podospora pseudoanserina strain CBS 124.78 chromosome 3, whole genome shotgun sequence includes:
- a CDS encoding hypothetical protein (COG:S; EggNog:ENOG503P8MY) — MFIRRIRTLSPSLRFLSANTQPFSNRPKPTTITTMPSYIVTCKDDATPEQIEAAKQHAKDQGGTIGHEYTLIKGFSVSFPEDSVQTLSSHEHVKDVEADQEMRTQ, encoded by the exons ATGTTTATAAGGAGGATCCGTACCCTGTCTCCATCTCTGCGATTTCTCTCTGCAAACACACAGCCTTTCTCCAACAGACCCAAGCCAACTACAATTACAACCATGCCTTCCTACATC gTGACCTGCAAGGACGACGCTACCCCCGAGCAGATCGAGGC GGCCAAGCAACATGCCAAAGACCAGGGCGGCACCATCGGCCACGAGTACACACTGATCAAGGGCTTCTC AGTCTCCTTCCCCGAGGACTCTGTCCAAACGCTTTCCAGCCACGAGCACGTGAAGGATGTTGAAGCTGATCAAGAGATGCGCACTCAATAA